The Zingiber officinale cultivar Zhangliang chromosome 2A, Zo_v1.1, whole genome shotgun sequence genomic sequence ATACCGAATACGATTGCTGTCATGGAGGCGGGTCATGGATCCGACCCAACGTGTAGGTCGGGACGATCATAAGTGCAGGTTGGGAcgatcataccatggataacaacagacgGACACAGGTCAGGGATCCGACCCAACGTGCACGTCGGGACGATCATATGTGCAGGTCGGGACGATTATATGTGCAGGTCGGGAcgatcataccatggataacaacagacgGACACAGGTCAGGGATCCGActcaacgtgcaggtcgggacgattATACATGCAGGTTGGGAcgatcataccatggataacaacagatGGACACAGGTCAGGGATccgacccaacgtgcaggtcgggacgatcatacgtgcaggtcgggacgatcataccatggataacaacagacgGACACAGGTCAGGGATCCGACCCAATGTATAGGTCGGGACGATCatacgtacaggtcgggacgatcataccatggataacaacagacaGACACAGGTCAGGGATccgacccaacgtgcaggtcgggacgatcataccatggataacaatagACGGACACATGTCAGGGATCTGACCCAACATGTAGGTTGGGAcgatcataccatggataacaatagGCGGACACAGGTCAGGGATCCGACCCAACATGCAGGTCGAGACGATCATATGTGCAGGTCGGGACGATTATACTAGGGATAACAATAGACGGACACAGGTCAGGGATCCGACTCAGCGTGCAAGTCGGGACGATcatacgtgcaggtcgggacgattATACCAGGGATAACAACAGACGGATTCAGGTCGTGGAGCGAACTCAGCGTGCAGGTCAGGGAGCCGACCCAGGGTGCAGGTCGGGACCTTCATACCATGGGTAACAACAAACAGATGCAGGTTGGGAAGCTGACCCATTGTGCAGGTCGGAAATCAGTAGATCGTCGAGAGGTACATACTTCGAATGACACAAACGAAGGTGGGTCAGGAGGCTAGACACTACATGACAAATAGGCTTGCAAGGAAttgtaaccacctgtcagagaacaatcatcacatgtcagggaatattctaacagTGAAAGGCTCATACCCCTCTTGGTTCCTCCGCCGGCCTATGAGAGAAAGCCACGTGTCGACCACCGCCAGACAGAGCCTGACACCCGATATTCCCTGACATTCACCAGGTTCCAGAAGCctcagttgcagtataaaaagggatgctttgtcccttacgcaggtacgctctgTCGTCATTTCTTACCATTCTTTtactttttcttgctttctctgtgacttctggggaaaaagtacctgacttgagcgtcggagggcctgacccggggactttttccctggtttctggtctctaacgaccgtgtgactcgtctgagtgtgtgcagagcaatAGTGCCATCATCCTGATCCTTTCTTTCCTTCGTACAACCGCTCGTGTGCACCTGTCCAGGGGGTACCTTGCGGACTCAACATCTCGTCGACTCTTCGTCAACCTTTAGCACAACAAGCCCCGCTTTCattcgactcagcttccggaagggatcaaatttggcgtcgtctgtgggaacacaacaacctgatccggaacgtgacgatggaggagtctggccgcaTTTACGTTACTATGACCACTGGGGAGTACGaactcttcaaggaggccaaaagATTGGCAGCCTCGGAGAGACAGGTAACTGTCTCGCGACCACGACAAGCCCCTACCGAGGCTTCCAAGGAACCCCTGCCTATTTCAGATTGGGGTTCCAAAAGAAAGCAGCTTGAGGTAGTTCCTCAGCATCCTTATCGCGTGCCTGGTATAGGATATTATCAGCTAGAGCCCCAAGCACAAAGCCTCAAGAAGGAGCAGCCTCAAGCATTTGTGGCTGAGAGCTCACAGCCGCGGGATTCGAAGAAAGGAAAGGCCCTCGTCATACCTGAGGCATTTCTCGAAGATCCGGACGAGAAAGTACCTTTTTCAACTAGAATTCTAAATGAAAGACTACCCAAGGGTTATAGAGCTCCATCGATCagagaatatgatgggagcaaggatCCAGAAGATCATTTGCGAAAATTCAAAAGCACAGCCCTGCTGCATCAATAtagcgatgctgtcaaatgcaGAGCTTTCCTGAATACTTTATCTGGTTCAGCTTTAAAGTGGTTCGATGGGTTGCCTCAAGGGTCCATCACCTGTTTTCTAGacttcaaaacgacttttttgcgACGATTTGCCAGCAGTAAGAAATATCAGAAGACAGATCATTACCTTTTTGCTCTAAAGCAGGGGTCGACTGAGCCCCTGAGAAGTTATATCAaccgctttaatcaagtggctcaagaTGTCCCTACTGCCACTTCGGAGATTCTGATGAGCGCTTTCTCTCATGGATTGGGAGAGGGAGAGTTCTttagagatctcatcaaaaatcccgctcggaattttgatgagatggtggaaaaagatgcttcctacatcaaggtggaagaagcgcaagcagcTCGAAAGAAGGCCGAAAGACCACTTCCTTCCACTACCAAGCAGGAAAGGAGAGCGCCTCAACCCGCCCCTCAACCCCTACCGCGAGTCCGGGAAGCCAGACCTGCATGCCTTTCATCTCGGGCCGGAAATTCGACCTGCTCCTCGAGTTGCTGCTGTACACATCCCCCGTCCAGGGCTAGGGAGTAATCGGTACTGCACCTATCATAGATCTCGCACACATGATACTAATAGATGTTTTCAATTTGCTCGAGACTCTAAACGAGCTGCAGAGATGAGTTTGCCCCCGCCTGAGCTAGCGCCGCAGTTGATCAAGATGATGGAAGACCAAAGGATGGCAGGGCAGGCCGGATCATCTCGTCCTGACCTAGCGGGACCTAGCACTCATCAGCCTGGCCGGGGAAAAGAGCCGGAAGGATCACGAGAGGTCGAAAACAGAGGTAACGCAGCTGTTAGAGAGATCGACATGATTTCTGGAGGGCCGACCGACGGAGATTCAGGGAGAGCACGTAAGTCTCATGTTCGGCGATTGGAGGTTCATGCTGTCGGATGCAGTCAGGAGCAAGCTGCTGGCCCTGTTCTTAGCTTTGGGCCTGCAGACCTGGAGGGTCTGGAGTTGCCTCATGACGATGCACTCATCATCAAAGCCATCATTGCCAATAGTCGAGTGGCTCGGGTTTTTgttgataccgggagctcggttaaCATTCTATTCAGGACCGCATTTGAAGAAATGCAGATTGATGCTGTTGAACTTCAGCCAGTGGCTACATCTCTATATGGGTTTACTGGCAATGAAGTGAAGCctatgggtcagattaagctggcaATATCTTTGGGCACCGAGCCACTGGTGCGCACAAGGAGGAGCACAATTATAGTAGTGGACTCCCCTTCTTCCTATAATGTTATTCTAGGGAGGCCCGCCCTGCACGAATTTAGGGCTGCCGTCTCGACCTTTCACCAAAAAATCAAGTTTCCTgtgggcgagcaggtcggggaagttaaaggaGAACAGAAGGtttctcggcggtgctatattgaTATGGTCCGAGTGGAGGCTTGAAAACATCAAAGGATGCAGGACGGAGGTGTTCATGTTGTTCAAGAGGAGCCTCTTCCTACAGCTGAGGAACTCATCCCTTGGGAAGAAATACAACTACATGCTGATAGACCTGTGAGTCTGACCAGGGTGGCTAGCGACCTTCCCCCTTTCCTCAAAGAAGAACTGATTCAGTGTTTAATCCGCAATCGGGATGTCTTTGCTTGGTCTACTGAAGAACTTCCTGGGGTCAAACCAGAGGTAGCTGAGCACAAGTTGCATCTATTACCTGACTCCCGGCCcatgaaacaaaagaaaagaaatttctcAGCTGAtcagaataaaataataagagccaAGGTAGATCAGCTCAAAAAAGCAGGACATGTTCGGGAGGTTCAGTTCCCATCCTGGCTCTCCAATGTCGTTTTGGtgaagaagcccaacaataagtggagagtatgtaTCGACTTCCGTGACCTCAACCGGGCCAGCCCCAAAGACTACTATCCTCTACCCCGGATTAATCAAATGGTAGATTCCACAGCTGGATGTGAAAGAATATGTATGCTAGACGCCtaccaggggtatcatcagatacctctagcccgggaagatcaagagaaggttagttttattacggctgacggtactttctgttatactgtcatgccctttggcctCAGGAACGTCGGAGCCACATACCAGcgaatgatggataaaatcttccgggagcagatcgggcgaaatgtggaggtctatgtcgacgacatactcatcaaatccccaCTGGCCGAAAACTTGATCAAGGATGTGGAGGAAACTTGCAGAACTCTTCGACAGTATGGGCTGAAACTCAATCCATTGAAATGATTATTCGGggctaaaggaggaaaattcttgggttacctggtaaccgagcgaggaatagaggttAATCCTGAAAAGGTTTAAGTGCTCAAAGATATGCAGCCTCCTCAGAATTTAAAAGAAAcccagaagctggtcggcagaatAACAGCTCTGTCAAGATTTATTTCCAGATCTGCGGACCGGGCCGCTCCTTTTTTCAAGGTGCTAAGGAAGGCCTCCAAATtctagtgggatgaagaatgcactaAAGCTTTTGAAGAGCTGAAGAAGTATCTGGAGACCCTACCCTCTCTTTTTAAGCCAATTGTAGGGGAACCTTTATGGGTTTATTTGTCAGCCACCCCTAATGCTGTAGGGGCAGTGCTCGTTAAAGAACATGACAatgtacaacgaccagtgtatttcttcagccATTTATTGAAGGGAGCCGAGTCCCGATACACGGCACTCGAGAAGTTAGTTTATGGATTGGTTCTTATGGTTCGGCGATTACGACCTTACTTTTTATCGCATCCCATCACAGTTTTAACCAACAGCACCATGGGAAGAGCACTGACTAATGTGGAAGTTGCAGGTCGGCTTATTAAATGGGCCACAGAGTTGggagtgtaggaccgttgggccggctagaaaggTTGGTAGGTAAAtagcctgtcaattaaaaacagacaacccttcctcgaatgattaagctaacacttgtaaaatgaattaagcagataaataaaagcataaaagaaaagacaaggcaccagatgtttacttggttacaaccgatgtggttgttaatccaaggaagattaagctcaaacactccttcaggcggagaagcctcttacagcgtttaggcacagaaaacagaagcttaactacaactaaagcatataagtgtttggaaatagaatgatcgtgattgttgaaaagcttctggaccaaggctatatttatagccttgatcggggcgcctggaagggttccgggcgccctaggggggataaaatttatcccccaatggttggatcgagtcaaagctcgatcctgtgaaaaagtcacttccgggcgccccggacagctccgggcgccccggagccaaaagtcaaccagttgacttttggtccgtgctctcttcttcgGTTCAGTtagcctctggtccgggtctttcctcttcggctccgcttgcttgggtgatctcgacatccgaatggggctcacccaacccatcttcgtcttctcgagcatgcttcctccggcttctcgtccctcggaattaccgcatgtccttctcgtccaccggcatATTCATCcttgtccctcggtcgcaccccgtgccgaccttcgctagctgcgtctcttgctcccgagcaatcttccgctccggccgtgcctcggaaccaccgcgcacttccttctcgtcaggtgtactcttccatgacacctcgtccctcggactgccatccttctcgctagctgcgtcttccgctcgagtacctgtgctcctaagctcctgcacacttagacacaaggttagaaacaacgcaggacctaacttaacttgttgatcacaccaaaacaaccttggggttccaacaatctccccctttttggtgtgatcaacccaagttaagttagggtcaacaatagatatgaaattaaacagtttattgaaaaaaaattaaatttcaaacattccaaattttaattttcaattttctacctccccctagacttatactttctttctccccctttgatcacaataaaaatggggaacaactaaaatctaagggttgacattaaaaaaaatttgaaaatatatttcaataattttcagggaaatatttctaagtcaagacaaatttctaactcaagaaataactttttttatttttaaaaaaaaaattcaagtattcgtcatcaataattaaaaactttcta encodes the following:
- the LOC122044164 gene encoding uncharacterized protein LOC122044164, with amino-acid sequence MEESGRIYVTMTTGEYELFKEAKRLAASERQVTVSRPRQAPTEASKEPLPISDWGSKRKQLEVVPQHPYRVPGIGYYQLEPQAQSLKKEQPQAFVAESSQPRDSKKGKALVIPEAFLEDPDEKVPFSTRILNERLPKGYRAPSIREYDGSKDPEDHLRKFKSTALLHQYSDAVKCRAFLNTLSGSALKWFDGLPQGSITCFLDFKTTFLRRFASSKKYQKTDHYLFALKQGSTEPLRSYINRFNQVAQDVPTATSEILMSAFSHGLGEGEWKKRKQLERRPKDHFLPLPSRKGERLNPPLNPYRESGKPDLHAFHLGPEIRPAPRVAAVHIPRPGLGSNRYCTYHRSRTHDTNRCFQFARDSKRAAEMSLPPPELAPQLIKMMEDQRMAGQAGSSRPDLAGPSTHQPGRGKEPEGSREVENRGNAAVREIDMISGGPTDGDSGRARKSHVRRLEVHAVGCSQEQAAGPVLSFGPADLEGLELPHDDALIIKAIIANSRVARVFVDTGSSVNILFRTAFEEMQIDAVELQPVATSLYGFTGNEVKPMGQIKLAISLGTEPLVRTRRSTIIVVDSPSSYNVILGRPALHEFRAAVSTFHQKIKFPVGEQVGEVKGEQKVSRRCYIDMVRVEA